A single genomic interval of Eurosta solidaginis isolate ZX-2024a chromosome 3, ASM4086904v1, whole genome shotgun sequence harbors:
- the LOC137244452 gene encoding T-complex protein 1 subunit eta-like has translation MCKVTTDVPTVYLQHLGHTGRRVDKYERPELVLGTYEFLCKKCVGTDSSQGKPQLISNINASQSIVNAVRTTLGPRSMDKHIVDSSGKATISNDGATIMKLLDIVHPAVKL, from the exons atgtgtaaagtaacaacagatg tgccaactgtatATTTGCAACATCTGGGCCACACCGGacggcgtgtcgataaatatgaacgtcctgaacttgtattgggtacatatgagtttttgtgtaaaaaatgtgtgggtacagatagctctcaaggtaaacctcaactcatatccaacatcaatgcctcgcaatcaattgtgaacgctgtacgcactacattgggtccacgcagtatggacaagcatattgttgattccagtggtaaggccacaatttcaaatgatggtgcaaccattatgaaactattggatattgtgcatccagccgtaaaactctaa